One Opisthocomus hoazin isolate bOpiHoa1 chromosome 25, bOpiHoa1.hap1, whole genome shotgun sequence DNA window includes the following coding sequences:
- the LOC142364150 gene encoding uncharacterized protein LOC142364150 isoform X9: MFLPLGCRRGFPRKPGPWPAGPLPPHAHGPDEPPWEQHCGRGRHRWWPPRRCNPRPFRGRADFHGNEDRGWAPYDCPPPPPWDDGEGDQGPEDGFGEDWHPPGPWDPRPFPDPADLAWNEDEKRWALDEYPPLALWDNREDNQGPEDSLAEGWHPEPPLPGPEIFAWPEFPEEEQHPPWPPVSLPRERGGYRGGRPPRGYCGLRGRRCGRLRRGRRELTLVRCLPCPRPSRGNKPSSKSSPSCSGTSQPGVKEELQHPDPPQPLSFKDGAQSKEQTAQGPLPVGGKVLESPTLASTPQKSPAAGPQAATEAAKPEQAAGATPVELGAEQPLAGSHSQSPSALETEPVPPEESSARTGERREVEPCSQSVPEAGTGGTAAEWSWRSQGRSCLRWGGSRRVVGSSVACPPPGGRAHRGRCCRQGSAASAGSPCSCMAAAFLPQPLSLPQLLGGLQPSKTSQVLSGAATEPNTQPNQAGSDGCAAPATSPATGHPPGSGETEPAADGRRLPCSALLTPSLASTDLRSAAVLARKEEIELSYQQFSLAIAVVATMLLQKEPSMEAALGLALRANLRQGRIHHLQELEDFINSYDSATLSR, translated from the exons CCCCGCCGCTGCAATCCCAGACCCTTCCGTGGCCGTGCTGACTTCCATGGGAACGAGGACAGGGGATGGGCACCTTACGACTGTCCCCCGCCACCCCCTTGGGATGATGGAGAAGGCGACCAAGGACCTGAGGATGGCTTCGGAGAGGACTGGCACCCA CCTGGTCCTTGGGACCCCAGACCATTCCCTGACCCTGCTGACCTTGCTTGGAACGAGGACGAGAAGAGATGGGCACTCGATGAGTATCCCCCACTAGCTCTTTGGGATAACAGAGAAGACAACCAAGGACCTGAGGACAGCCTCGCAGAGGGCTGGCACCcg gAGCCGCCGCTGCCTGGCCCTGAAATCTTTGCCTGGCCTGAATTCCCTGAAGAGGAGCAGCACCCACCCTGGCCCCCCGTGAGCCTGCCAAG GGAGCGAGGTGGCTACCGGGGTGGCCGCCCACCCCGTGGCTATTGTGGCCTGCGTGGGAGACGCTGCGGACGCCTTCGCCGTGGCCGCCGAGAGTTAACCTTGGTGCGGTGCCTCCCATGTCCCCGGCCCTCCAGAG GGAATAAGCCATCCTCCAAGtcctctccttcctgctctgGGACAAGCCAGCCGGGGGTCAAAGAGGAGCTGCAGCACCCTGATCCTCCCCAGCCACTTTCCTTCAAAGATGGTGCGCAGAGCAAGGAGCAGACGGCTCAG GGCCCGCTGCCGGTGGGCGGGAAGGTCCTGGAGTCCCCCACACTGGCCAGCACCCCTCAGAAGAGCCCGGCTGCTGGTCCCCAGGCTGCGACGGAGGCTGCAAAGCCAGAGCAGGCGGCAGGAGCGACGCCG GTCGAGCTGGGTGCCGAGCAGCCACTTGCGGGCAGCCACAGCCAGAGCCCCTCTGCTTTGGAAACGGAGCCAGTGCCGCCGGAGGAGAGCTCTGCCAGGACAGGGGAGCGCCGTGAG GTAGAGCCGTGCAGCCAAAGTGTCCCCGAGGCTGGCACTGGGG GGACAGCAGCGGAGTGGAGCTGGAGAAGCCAAGGTAGAAGCTGCCTGCGATGGGGTGGGTCTCGGCGCGTGGTGGGCAGCTCCGTggcctgtcccccccccggggGGAGAGCCCACCGAGGCcggtgctgcaggcagggcagtgctgccaGCGCTGGCTCCCCTTGCTCCTGCATggctgctgccttcctcccccagccACTTTCTCTCCCTCAGCTTCTCGGTGGTCTTCAGCCATCCAAAACCTCGCAGGTCCTGTCGGGAGCTGCCACAGAGCCCAACACACAGCCCAACCAGGCTGGCTCCGATGGCTGCGCTGCGCCAGCAACCTCACCAGCGACCGGGCACCCTCCTGGGTCCGGTGAGACAGAGCCG GCTGCGGACGGACGGCGCTTGCCCTGCTCCGCGCTCCTGACCCCCTCCCTGGCCAGCACCGACCTCCGCTCCGCTGCTGTCCTCGCCAGGAAGGAGGAGATCGAGCTG TCGTACCAGCAGTTCAGCCTGGCCATCGCAGTGGTGGCCACGATGTTGCTGCAGAAGGAGCCCTCCATggaggcagcgctggggctggcgCTGAGGGCCAACCTCCGGCAGGGCCGGATCCATCACCTCCAGGAGCTGGAGGACTTCATCAACAGCTACGACTCGGCCACCCTCAGCCGCTGA